The following nucleotide sequence is from Rahnella sikkimica.
TATTTTAGCTTTATCCTGACGTCTGATGTGTGCTTAAAGCTTACAATTCAGAAAGTTACGAGCTTAACGCACGTTTTCGTTCCAGTGGGCTGCAGACCCCGTACATCAGCCTGAGCGCGGTACTGATGGTGAAGCCTGCAATATCGGATTGGAACCGCTGATAAAGCACAATGTACCGGTACTGACGCGCCACCGGCTCAGTTGGGTGAAACAGAATTACCTCCGGGCAGAAACGCTGGTCAGCGCCAATACCCGCTTGGTTGATTTTCAGTCCACACTGGAGCTTGCTAGCCGTTGGGGTGGCGGCGAGTTGGCTTCAGCTGACGGCATGCGCTTTGTCACGTCAGTGAAAACGGTCAATTCCGGGCCGAACAGAAAATATTTTGGCTCTGGGCGTGGCATCACCTGGTACAACTTCGTCTCTGATCAGTACTCTGGATTCCACGGCATCGTTGTCCCCGGCACATTACGGGACTCCATTTTTGTGCTGGGAGGCCTTCTTGAACAGCAGACAGGGCTGAATCCGGTTGAGATCATGACAGACACAGCCGGTACCAGCGACTATATATTTGGCCTGTTCTGGCTACTTGGGTATCAGTTTTCCCCCCGTCTGGCTGATGCCGGTGAAGCCGTATTCTGGCGAGTGGATAAATCGGCAAATTACGGAGCACTTGATGAATTGGCCCGTGGGTGTGCAGATCTGTCGAAGGCAGAAAATAAGTGGGATGAGATGATGCGAACTGCGGGTTCGCTGAAGCTGGGTACCATTCATGCTTCAGAACTCATTCGTTCGCTACTTAAAAGCTCACGGCCGTCAGGGTTAGCTCAGGCTATCATGGAGGTCGAGCGTGTAAACAAGACGCTGTATCTTCTTAATTATATTGATGATGAAGATTATCGTCGTCGGTTCCTGATGCAACTCAATCGGGGAGAGAGTCGCCATGCAGTGGCGCGTGCAATTTGTACGGGCAGCGCGGTGAGATCAGAAAACGCTACCGTGAGGGGCAGGAAGAGCAACTTGGGGCACTGGGGCTGGTCACTAACGCAGTGGTAATGTGGAACACGCTTTATATGCAGGAAGCACTGAGCTGGATGCGCAGTAATGGAGAAGAAACCAGGGATGAGGATATCGCCCGTTTATCCCCACTGATGCACGGGCATATCAATATGCTGGGGCATTATACGTTCACGCTATCCGATGATACTTTAAACGGAGATTTGAGAGCATTGAATTTCAATTTAAACAATGAATTATCTCCTTAACGTACGTTTTCGTTCCATTGGTCTTCAAACCCCGTGTAATGCTCCCTGATTTCCAGGTCGCTTTCGTTGTACAGCAATCCATCGAGCACATTGGTTGAATCCCTGACCCGACTGATTAAAAAGGCTGCCGACCTATCCACGGCGAACTTGGTCGGGCGTCGCTCCTGTCCAAGTCTTGAATGCGCGATAGAACGAGTTCGCCTCGTCGAACCCAAGCAAGAATGAGATCTCTGCCGCCGGCATTGTGGTTTTCTTCAAATAATGCCGTGCCAGCTTCTCGCGGGTTTCATTCAGGATCTGTTGGAAGTTACCACCTTCAGCGTGGACTCGACGCTGCAGCGTCCGTTTGCTCACCGCCAGTTTGCGCGCGATAGCGTCTATCGTCACAAGTCCACTAGGCAGCTCCTCGAGTAGTGCGGCGCGCACGCGCTGCGTTGTCGTCGCGGTGGTATCGAGACTGGCTAGCCTCTCCCGAAATTCCGGTTCAAAGGCGTTCCACATCGCCTCGTTTGATGTGAGGAACGGACGCGTGGCATCAGCGGTGGAAAACGTCACGCGGTGCGTCGTCCCGCGTTCAATGCGGGCGCCTAGAAACGATTCGTATAGCGCGCGGTGTGACGGCAGCACGTGTGTTGTAACGCCTAATGGCCGGATTTCCTCCCGTGTTCCCATGCGTGCGAGCGTTACGCAGAACAGCAGCTCCATCACAACAAGCGATAGCGGCGGTAGCAAGGCGTCGTCGAGCCAGCTGAACTCTATCGAGACGCGTCCATCGGCTTGCGTCACTTCGAGACGCATCGGGCCGATTAATGTCTTGTAACGCGCGATGCGTTGCGCAGCTACCAGCAGGTTTGGGCTGCACAGCGAAGCGAAGAGCGCCGGTGAGAAAGACTCGCTACGAATGGCGTAACACAGCCGCAGCGGCAACGGCAACGGCAACGGGGAGTCGTCGAGCTCCGCCTCAATGCCGTACCAGAGGCGATAGTAGTCTGCGGATGCGAGTCGGACGGACGGCTGATGAAGTAGGTCGTCCGGTAGGCCCGCCCGGCGCAGTACGTTGGCCGGGGAGATGTCCAGGTCTTTAAGAAGCGTGCGCCAAGTGGAGTCGAGTGCGTAGCCGGCGGTACCCATTAACGACATGGTTCGTCAACGTGGTGAATACGTCTATCGTTCCGCGCCAACGTACTCATGCCTCAGGCGCGAAGAGGGCTGCCATGCCGGCGAAGAAGGTTGCGTCATCAGTTGCGCGCCGATGCGCGAGGATCTGCACAGCATCCGCACCTGCCTCGTAGCGCAGTTGGTCGGTACCGTCGGTCGCTGCCGCGTAGATGATCGATGCGACATCTTCAGGTAGAGAACCTTTTTCCATCATCGGTCCTAGTTTGCCAAGTACAGATGCGATGAGCAACTGATACTCTTCCATCGTGACGTCGTTGCTGAAGTCTAGGGAACGACCACCGAAGTCAGTCTTCATGCCACCAGGCTCGACAACCTTCACTCGGATTCCGAGTGGCGCCAGTTCGTAGTGTAGCGACTCGGACAAACCCTCGACCGCAAACTTGGTTCCGTGGTACAGCGTGCCAAGTGGGAACGCCATCCGCCCGCCCATCGACGATACGTTGACGATGATGCCACTGCGATTGGCACGGAAGTGCGGCAGCAGGGCCTGCGTAGTCGCCATAAGGCCCAGCACGTTGACGTCGAACTGGCGACGAATCGTCTCGAATGGCGTTGCCTCCAACGGTCCGTACGCGCCATATCCCGCATTGTTAATGAGTGCGTCGATTCGTCCGAAACGGGCTAGGCCGGCACTGACGGCTGCGTGGATCGAGTCAACGTCCTGGACGTCGAGCCGCGTCACGAGCATGCGGTCGCGCTGAGTCAGTTCTGCTTCGCGCTCCGGAGCGCGCATCGTCGCGACGACGTTCCAGCCCTGTGCCTGGAAATGCAGTGCAGCGGCGCGGCCGAGGCCGCTGGATGTACCAGTAATGAGGACGCTGGGTGTCATGAGAACTCCTTTAGAAGAGCCTCCAGAATACCCTGTTACTTCGGGTCATTCAGTGGCTAGACGTGCCAGTCTGCCATCGGATAGCGCCAGATGTCCCAGGCCGAACGTATTCGAACATGGGGCGACAACTGTCGAGCCCGCAGCGCGAGCATCGGGCGAAGACGACCAGCGGCGATTGGATGCCGTGTGTGGCATGAGGCCTGGTGTTGAGGCTGTCGGCGATGGCATCGAGCTGTTCTTGGCTGTAGACGCTCAGGTCCGTGCCCTTGGGCAGGTACTAGCGCCGCAGGCCATACGTGTTCTCGCAGGTGCAGCGCAGCCACGGACAGACGTGGCCCCGGCTGTTCAGACAGTTTCCCGGGTTTGCTAAGTGGAACTCTGCGGGGTTGAAGTCGAACTACGCAACATGGAAGTTGCCAGTCAAGCTGCTTTCCGGAGCGCGGGCAGCGAGCCGAACCAGAACACGGTTGCACCCGCCAACGCTTTTGCGATGTGGGAGTAGCTTGCCGCGGGCGTAATAAGTTGCGTGAATAGATGTCAATGGCCACGATCTGAAGCTGCCTTGGATTTCGACGCGTCGGTACGGCGGCGGGCTTGACGTTCTGTGTAGGCGAGTACAAGGGTCGGGATCGCGGCAGATATCGTTATCACGAGCACCCATAAGAAAGTGTTCCCGAAGCCATCTGCCTGTACTGCGGGCATGGCGTAGTGGCGTAACCGATCATCAAGAATGACGGTGAGAACCGTCGTGCCGATTGCGCCGCCAACCCGTTGAAGAATATTGAGTTGCGGCGTTGCGTCGGCGATCTTTTTCGGCGCGATGGCCAGGTAGGCTGCAGTCATCGCCGGGATGATCGACAGACCGAAGCCGATACCCCGGACAACCATAAGAAGGCACAACAATGTGTAGGGGGTGGTGGCGGTCAGGAAAACGAATGGAATCGTCGAGATCGCCAGGATGACTGTGCCCGCAAAGGCGGTGATGCCAGCTTTGTAGCGGTCGATGAACGGCGAAGCGAGCAGTGCGCCAAGCCCGGTAGGTGCAACTAGCAGCCCGGCAACGATCACGCCTTCGCCCCGGACGGTCTGTAGGTACAGCGGCATGAGGATCATCCCGCCGTAATTCGCAGCGCCGAGCGCGAACGTTGCCACCGCCGCCGCGGTGAACAAACGGTTGTTGTATATCTTTAGATCGAGCAGCGGCTGCTTTGCCTGCAATGCGTGCGCGACGAAGCCGGCCAGGGCAACCACCCCGATCACTAGCGACACCAAGGCTGTCGCGGTCTGTCCCGCCGCCGCCAGGCCGTAAGTGATGCCCATGACCCCGGTGGACGACAGAATCAGGCCAGCCACATCGAGGCGTCCCGCGTTGCTTCCTTCTTTATCCTGTGGCAGCAGACGCAGAGCGAGTCCGATTCCAAGGACGCCGAACGGAATGTTCAGCCAGAAGATTGCCTGCCAGTTGATGTATTGAATCAGCAGGCCTCCGATGGTGGGGCCGAGTGTTGGAGCAAGGATGATCGGAATGGCGATCAAGCCCATCACTCGGCCCATCTGCGCCTTTGAGGACTGTGCGGTCCAGATCATCGTACCAACAGGCATGATCGCCCCACCACCGATCCCTTGAATTGCTCGGGAGACGACCAGCATCTCCACGCTGTGCGAGCATGCGCACATTACCGAGCCCACGGTGAATACTGTGAGCGCGGCCACGTATAGCCGTGCGGCGCCATATCGACGGGCTGTCCAGCCCGTCAGGGGGATGACAGCCGCGAGCGCCAGCAGGTACGCGGTCATCACCCACTGCACAGCCCCCAGTCCAGCGTGCAGGTCGACCGAGAGGGTACGCACCGCGACGTTGATGATCGTGGTGTCCAGAAATGACAACGATGCGCCGATCATCACTACACCTACTGATCGGCGTAAAGCTGGTGAAAAAGACTCAGGATTGGTTTTCACGGACGAGCCTCCTCTACGCGTTTTTTTCATTGGTCAGGGGTTTGGCCAGACTCTCCAGCAACATCTCATGCCAGGCAATCTCGGCTTTGAGTCGGACATCGCGGTGATGCACGATAAACTTCTCATTCATGGCCAGGTTATGCGCAAACTGCTCGGTCTTTGTACGCTCGTGGGCCAGCATGGCGCGCAGTTTTTCCAAGCGTAGTTCCAGCACGGCCGGAAACTCGTTGAGCTGTTCGCTGTTCAGTTGCGAAATCGCTAGGTCAAACGGGTCTGGGCGGAAGACGACCTCACCCAGCACCTTTTCATGCAGTCGGGCGAGGGCGACGCGGCCCTCAGCAGTAATTCGCCAGATTTGGCGTTCGGGGTAGCCGCCCGCCCGTTCGATGCGCACCTCCTCGATGAGTCCCTCGTTCGCCATGCGCTTGAGCGCGCCGTAGAGGGCTCCGACGGAGATGTCGGCCCAAAAGGATACGTACTCCTTGTCCGCGAGTTGGCGGAGTTGGTGTCCGTGCATCTCACCATGGTTGGCAAAAACGCCGAGAATGTAGAGTCTTATACTTGACATGAGACTATTCCTGCAATTTTACATGAAACTACTCTTGCAAGAATAGTTTCATTTGTCAACTATCCAAAATACCTGCTCACGATCCTTGCGGAAGGGATCAATCTTGGTCTAACCAAAATGGCAGAAGCCTGCCCCAGAAGCACCAAATCATCGCTCGAAGATATTCAGGCATGGTATATCCGTGACGAAACCTATTCAGCCGCCCTGGCGGAACAGGTGAATACACAGGGGAAACAACCGTTAGCGGCATTCTGGGGAGACGGAACAACATCGTCATCGGATGGCCAGAATTTCAGAACGGGCAGTATCGGCCGCTACGCAGGGCAGGTGAACCCCAAATATGGTCAGGATCCGGGGCTCCAGTTTTATACCCATACAGGCTACAGACGGACAACGGCAGCCTACGTGATGAATGTCTGAACGTGCACTGATTCCTGTCACGGGAATATACTCAGAAGAAGATCGAGCACTGGCGGCAGGAATATAACCAGTATCGGCCACATTCCTCATTAAATAACCAGACTCCGGCAGAATTTGTCCGAAGCCTGCAAACAGGCCCGGACCTCTGATTTATCCTGGCTCCGATATTGGGAGGAGATCATTTACTCTCCTTTGTCGAGTTGCTCCCGAATACGCATTTTCTATTTATGCCCTGCATGACTATGTACTTTTAATAAAGTACTTCGCTCAACAAAAATTTTATAAACACAATACTTCCCCGCCTACTTGTTCAGGAGTAAACAAATACATTGCCTGTTCGCGCGAACAGTTAGCCTGGATGAATAATAGATGTTATGACTGACGCTAGCGTCAAGAACATCTTTATTTCATCACTGCCAGTCATGAAACACGTACAGTTTTCAGGTTTTTGCTTCCGACCCCCTCCTTCGTGCGTAAACCGAACGCCGCCGCGGGGCATCGCATTTCACCCCGACGTCGCCCGAAGGTCTTTTCTTTTCACGGATTGGGGTTTACCCCAGACTACCCAATTGCCCACAGACTTATCCCCCGTTTTTGTGGATAAGACTACATTTAGCTTCAGCGCCACAGTCCGTGGTGGATATTTCATTTTGCTGGCCTGAGTTGACACACTAACAAGGCTGTTAATGCCAGAGCCAGAACTGACATGCCCAGAACGGCATAACTTACCCCAAAATTTGCGCTAGCCCCTGCGGCGAACACAGCGGCACTACCAATCTGTAAACATCCTACCAGGCCGGAAGCGGTCGCAGCATGCCCATTGCCACAATTTACTGCAGCTGAAACGGCCAGAGAAAGGCTGGAGCCATTAGCTAAGCTCACCAGGCACATCGGAAGAAGGATGCCGTATGTACTTTCAATACCTGACAGAATCAACGTTGCGTAAGCCACGCCTCCCAGTACAAAACAGCCGATACCAGTATTAACGATATGGTCATACTTCCAGCGGTTAAGTAGTCGTTTTGTCAGAAGATTGGCGCTGATTATGCCACCCGTCAGCGGAAGATAGAGCCAGCCTCTCTCCTCTTCAGCTATCCCCTCCTGCGCGAACAAAAAGGGAGACTGGGTCAGGTAGATAAACCATGCACTGTAAATGCAGCAGACGATAAGCGTATAACGCCAGAAAATACGGTTTGTCAGTATCTGTTTAAAGCCAGAAAAAGGCGAAATCACAGCATGCGAATGCTGCGGCCGTGTCTCTTCCATCTTGATAACCATAACAAGTGTTAGCAATCCGAACAAAGCCACAAAAAGAAAGTCCGCTCGCCATCCGAATGCGACAGCAAGATAACCACCGATAAGTGGAGCCAGGGCGGGTGAAAGCGAGACCAGAGGGTAAACCAGCGAGTAAACTTTAGCGGAAGTTGGTTTGTCGCAGGTGTCTGCAATCAGAGCCCGGCCAATCACCAGACCGCTCGCCGCCCCCAACGCTTCCACGATGCGCCATGTAAGGAACAACCGATAACTGGCTGTGCCCGCGCACCCAAGCGACCCTGCAATATAGAGAATAATTCCGGCAATAATGACCGGTTTACGTCCAAATATGTCCGATAAAGGCCCGCAGAAAAGCTGGCATATAGCGAGCGCCAGCAAGTAAACCGATATGGTCTGCGACATCTGAGATGAGGCAATAGAAAACTCCATTGCCATATCCGGCATGGCGGGAAGATAGATGTCGGATGCAATTAGCCCAAAAGCACTGAGCATCGCGACGGTGAAAATAAAAGTGAGTCTTGGCATGAAATTTCCGAAGATGAGTTGTCAGGCGGCACCTGAAGAATTGACGGGCACATGTTAACTTCAGTCTCTTTCATGCTAAAATGCATTAATTCGCACGACCATCATGCAAAATTGCAGTGGAGAGAGATGAACTGGGATGATGTAAGAATTTTTTTGGCCGTTTACCGTGCTGGTACGCTACGAGGAGCCGCTGACCTGCTCGGCATCGATCAAACTACTGTCGGACGCCGCCTTACTGCGCTCGAACAGCAGCTCGGCAGCAAATTATTTTTACGCACCACTGGTGGCTGGGTTCTGACGTCCGCAGGCCGGGAAATACTTTCCACGGCTGAAGAAATTGAGCAGTTGGCCGTCAGCTTCGAGCGCCGAAGTGAAGGAAGTGACGAAAGGATGGAAGGCGAGGTTCACGTCACCACAACCGATGCGCTGGCAGTGGATTTCGTGATCCCTGCCATCGAACATATACAAGCAAGATATCCGGCCATACGCGTTACTCTCACCACCACGATACGACTGCTTAATCTGGGGCGACGCGAAGCAGATATCGCAGTCCGAACCCAGCGTCCGGAGCAACCGGATCTCATCGTCAGAAAACTGAGTGCCTGGGATGTGGGACTCTTTGCCACACAAAAATATCTGGACGTATTTGGTGAACCAGAATCCAATACTGGTTTTGCTGGGCATCGCATTGCACTTTACCGGGCGGGCGTGACTCAGCATCAGGATGAGCGACTGGTCGGTGAGCGACGTGACAAGGGCCGTATTGTAGCGGAACTGGACTCCAGCTTGATGCTGACAACCTTTATCCGCGCCGGCCAGGCACTGGCAGAACTTCCTGCTTATCTACCGCAGAAATATCCGGAACTCATACGACTTTGGCCAGACCGTTCGCGCAATAAACCTTATGAAGTCTGGCTGGTTATGCATCAGGATCTGGCTCATACGGCAAGGGTAAGAGCTGTGATGAATACCATTGCTGACGAATTCCGTTTACAGCAACAGACTTGCTGAGCGAAGAAAAACAGGCGGTCTGCTTTTCGCTCATAGCTGACCCGCCCGTATTAAAGCGCCAAGTGCCAGATATAGTCATTCGAACCCTGAGAGTTACACTTTTAAGTGATTCAGGGTATGCGCTTATTGGTTACGAATATTGTGCCAGAATCATGTGATTTGATGATTGCCGCTTTGCTTTCGAGCCAGTAAGTGCTCCACGTTCGCTAACGAATACTCAGGGCAGGCATTCATTGTGTGTGAAGGCATAAAAACGCCTTTTAACGAAGGAGATACAGTTCAATTCTCACCTTTTTCTGAGCATTGTGTGATAAACGAAACTGATGAACCGTTTGAAATGTACGGTATTTGGTGGGATGCCGATATGTCTGCTCGATTTACTCAACGTCATCTGTTAAACGCAGGAGAGAATAATAATGTCTAAAACATTGATTATTGCTC
It contains:
- a CDS encoding multidrug effflux MFS transporter, which encodes MPRLTFIFTVAMLSAFGLIASDIYLPAMPDMAMEFSIASSQMSQTISVYLLALAICQLFCGPLSDIFGRKPVIIAGIILYIAGSLGCAGTASYRLFLTWRIVEALGAASGLVIGRALIADTCDKPTSAKVYSLVYPLVSLSPALAPLIGGYLAVAFGWRADFLFVALFGLLTLVMVIKMEETRPQHSHAVISPFSGFKQILTNRIFWRYTLIVCCIYSAWFIYLTQSPFLFAQEGIAEEERGWLYLPLTGGIISANLLTKRLLNRWKYDHIVNTGIGCFVLGGVAYATLILSGIESTYGILLPMCLVSLANGSSLSLAVSAAVNCGNGHAATASGLVGCLQIGSAAVFAAGASANFGVSYAVLGMSVLALALTALLVCQLRPAK
- a CDS encoding LysR family transcriptional regulator codes for the protein MNWDDVRIFLAVYRAGTLRGAADLLGIDQTTVGRRLTALEQQLGSKLFLRTTGGWVLTSAGREILSTAEEIEQLAVSFERRSEGSDERMEGEVHVTTTDALAVDFVIPAIEHIQARYPAIRVTLTTTIRLLNLGRREADIAVRTQRPEQPDLIVRKLSAWDVGLFATQKYLDVFGEPESNTGFAGHRIALYRAGVTQHQDERLVGERRDKGRIVAELDSSLMLTTFIRAGQALAELPAYLPQKYPELIRLWPDRSRNKPYEVWLVMHQDLAHTARVRAVMNTIADEFRLQQQTC
- a CDS encoding AraC family transcriptional regulator, with the protein product MSLMGTAGYALDSTWRTLLKDLDISPANVLRRAGLPDDLLHQPSVRLASADYYRLWYGIEAELDDSPLPLPLPLRLCYAIRSESFSPALFASLCSPNLLVAAQRIARYKTLIGPMRLEVTQADGRVSIEFSWLDDALLPPLSLVVMELLFCVTLARMGTREEIRPLGVTTHVLPSHRALYESFLGARIERGTTHRVTFSTADATRPFLTSNEAMWNAFEPEFRERLASLDTTATTTQRVRAALLEELPSGLVTIDAIARKLAVSKRTLQRRVHAEGGNFQQILNETREKLARHYLKKTTMPAAEISFLLGFDEANSFYRAFKTWTGATPDQVRRG
- a CDS encoding PadR family transcriptional regulator gives rise to the protein MSSIRLYILGVFANHGEMHGHQLRQLADKEYVSFWADISVGALYGALKRMANEGLIEEVRIERAGGYPERQIWRITAEGRVALARLHEKVLGEVVFRPDPFDLAISQLNSEQLNEFPAVLELRLEKLRAMLAHERTKTEQFAHNLAMNEKFIVHHRDVRLKAEIAWHEMLLESLAKPLTNEKNA
- a CDS encoding SDR family oxidoreductase; this translates as MTPSVLITGTSSGLGRAAALHFQAQGWNVVATMRAPEREAELTQRDRMLVTRLDVQDVDSIHAAVSAGLARFGRIDALINNAGYGAYGPLEATPFETIRRQFDVNVLGLMATTQALLPHFRANRSGIIVNVSSMGGRMAFPLGTLYHGTKFAVEGLSESLHYELAPLGIRVKVVEPGGMKTDFGGRSLDFSNDVTMEEYQLLIASVLGKLGPMMEKGSLPEDVASIIYAAATDGTDQLRYEAGADAVQILAHRRATDDATFFAGMAALFAPEA
- a CDS encoding MDR family MFS transporter; its protein translation is MKTNPESFSPALRRSVGVVMIGASLSFLDTTIINVAVRTLSVDLHAGLGAVQWVMTAYLLALAAVIPLTGWTARRYGAARLYVAALTVFTVGSVMCACSHSVEMLVVSRAIQGIGGGAIMPVGTMIWTAQSSKAQMGRVMGLIAIPIILAPTLGPTIGGLLIQYINWQAIFWLNIPFGVLGIGLALRLLPQDKEGSNAGRLDVAGLILSSTGVMGITYGLAAAGQTATALVSLVIGVVALAGFVAHALQAKQPLLDLKIYNNRLFTAAAVATFALGAANYGGMILMPLYLQTVRGEGVIVAGLLVAPTGLGALLASPFIDRYKAGITAFAGTVILAISTIPFVFLTATTPYTLLCLLMVVRGIGFGLSIIPAMTAAYLAIAPKKIADATPQLNILQRVGGAIGTTVLTVILDDRLRHYAMPAVQADGFGNTFLWVLVITISAAIPTLVLAYTERQARRRTDASKSKAASDRGH